Below is a window of Penaeus monodon isolate SGIC_2016 chromosome 13, NSTDA_Pmon_1, whole genome shotgun sequence DNA.
tattatcattatcataccatcattatcaatatcatcgtcatattattaccatcatcattatcattggtatacaTAATACCTTCTTTACACCAATACAACCACACGTATCTCCATTCCATCAACTAAGAACCATTTCTACACATGGCTATCTATCACAGGCTACCGCAAAACAACAGTACACTACACAAAACAACTAGTTACGTACACGTACACCACACGCATCTAATATACTACCGTAAAAAGTACCCAAACTACACATATCTGCAATATGCATATGCCTACACTACATAGGCCTACTTACTATATACCATGTACATACATTTAACTATACACGTCGACGTTGCCACATCTATCGCCTACATCTacaactatcacacacacatacctaccatCTACCACGAGAGGATATAGTGATGGTGAGTGGTGGTGAATTCGATAGTGAAGGTGAGTGATTGTGACACCTACCAGGAGAGGAGACAGTGCTGATGACTTTGATGGTGAGGGTAATAGTCAATATATGGTGAATTTGATAGTGAAGGTGAGTGACCGTGACACctaccacccacaaccaccacacacgcacgaaccTCTTCCTGTAGTTTCTCGCAGTTCAACCGAAGTCGTCGGTTTTCGTCGGTGAGATCGGACGAGTGGTCTTTCAGTCGTAGTGTGGTGTCGTTTACCTGGAGAGAAGGTATGGTGAGTGATGGTGACTTtgatggtgagggtggagggggagggggagggtggaaatggatggtgagggtggtgggggaaggggagggtggagggggagggggatggtgaatggggagggggtggatgactctgatggtgagggtggagggggagggggagggggactttgACGGTGAGGGAGAGTGGATGGCGACTGTGAGGGTGACGGTGacggtagagaggggggggggggggttggagatgtGGGTGAGGGTGTGAAAGGTGAGGGTGATAGTGACTGATGGTGACTTTGtctgtgagggtgagggtgatggtgagaattgcgcgggaggggggagggggtataaaggtggttatttcggggggggggggagacctggAGAGAAAATATGGTGACCGTGATGGTGAATGTGAAAACAAGGGTGGTGGtagagcgggggaggagggagaggagatccctcttcctcaccttccctcatcTTCaaccttactccctccctcaccttcaccccttccctcaccccaccacccccgctctcatccttcctttcaccccctccctcactctccctcactctaccCTCCagctcctccctcatcccctccctcaccccctcccctccacctcctccctcatctcctccctcaccccctccctcatcccctcccctccacctcctccctccacctcctcccctccccaccccccctccctcaccccctcccctccacctcctccctcacccccttccctccacctcctccctcatctcctccctcaccccctccctcacctcccccctccctccccaccccctcccctccacctccccctcaccccctctccctcacctccccccctccttcccccctccctccaccctccctccccctcccacctcctccctcacctcctcccctccaccccctccctcaccccctccccttcacctcctccctcaccctcaacacccctccccccccccatcaccccatcacacaaatcacaattttttttttccttcgttcttaCCCCCTTTTAGCTTATTGCGTCATCACCTTTGTGTCTCATCGTCATGCGAATgtgtatgacaaaaaaaaacatgacaaattAGATATTATGGGATTTTCTTTGTTATGGGGATGTGTTtgggtgtagggtgtgtgtgtgtgtgtgtgtgtgtgtgtgtgtgtgtgtgtgtgtgtgtgtgtgtgtgtgtgtgtgtgtgagtgtgtgtgtgtgcagatgtctGTAAGTATATACGCTTGAAAATGTATGTAAGAATCgaacttttattttcaaaaagataGTTCCTCTTCAAGACCTAATATtatgcacaaaccacacacacacacacacacacacacacacacacacacacacacacacacacacacacacacacacacacacacacacacacacacacacacacacacacacacacacacacacacacacacaacccccctacacacacacataaacacacacacacaacccccccccctacacaccccTCCCAACAACCCACCCCCAACCGTCCCAATACCCCCCTCCTAAAACGCCAGCCTCACCTCCCCTCATACCTCATACCACATACCTCATCCAGAGACGCCACAGTGCCACGGTATCGGGCTGAGAGATCAGAATACCGGCGTTCCAGGTCGGCCACCGTAGCGTGCATGGTCGACAACTCGTCACGGAGATCCTGCATGAAACACACATAAagattgtgtttatattttgctatgtattattactattattattattatcattattatttttattataattattattattattgttagtgttattattattatattattattattgccgttgctattattagtattatcatcgtcagaattattggtatgattattgctattattactattattattattattattattattattattattattattattattattattattattattattattatcattataatcatcatcatcattgttatcattattagcagtataaccatcatcattacattaacattattattatcaacactatcatcagtatcatcatcataatggaaaaagaattgtttttattatcatcattattatcatcagtagtaggaGTAATACTATCatgattagtagtattaatagcatcattattattagtagtagcagtggtatgTTTCTGACGatttgatgacgataatgatgatgaaataaaagcaatgataataatatgaatgacaataataataataataataataaaatgataatgatagcaattgtgatgttgataataacaacaccacatcaatgataataataataataataataataataataataataataataataataataaagacaataaataacaaaaataacaaaaacaacatcaataataataatgataacggtaatgataatgttgataataatagcagtaatgaaaatataatgttgaTAAATGTAGCATTTATATAGCCATAAGAGACCATGGATGTAATATGGAGAGTGCATTTTACAGAATACCAATACATGACACCATAGCATGATATAAAAGGAGGAACAGAACCTGACCACAgaaaacgcacatacacaagcatGATACCGGAACCCAAACGTAATAGAGACAATTGTTAATACTCTAGTGTgtgtaaaataagaaagatatatataacatgatatacaGGCTTATGATATTAAACAAACATGATACCAGAACCCAAACGTAATATAGAGACCATGTTAACACCCTAGTGGGTAAAAAAGATGCATAACATAATATACAGGTGTATGATATCGTTCTGATACATAGGGATCCAAGGCTATCACTTGCGTGTATCCCTGGCACCTTATTAGCGGGCATCTTGGAAATATCTTGCGTGTTGTAAGGTCAAGCAGAGTAGATTCTTTCGTGTTTGGCCGTGTGCCTTCACCCGCGTGCATGTGTCTTCTGGATTACCCGAGTGTATGCTATCGGGACACCGTCGTTATTAGGCAGTAATGGAGAaaacaaaggagggagggggagtcatTATCAGGGTAGCAAATAAGGGTTGGATGTTTGTGTTTCGTTGGTTGGATTGTGTgttattggtgggggggggggcatggtttTCTTCCCCCGTGTCTGTCgatatttatctctctgtatgtgtctgtgtctgtctgtctctgtctctgtctctgtctctgtctctgtctctgtctctgtctctgtctctgtctctgtctctgtctctgtctctgcctctgtctctgtcttttataACTGACGCGTTACACATAAAACTTAATCTTTTGAAACCCGATATAGTTAGTCACGAGAACTAATACAACGTTATACCCAACATTTTGTAGCAAACTAGAGTAGCCACAATTCAAAATAACAAGTGATAATCAAAAATACGTATCTAAATTTTCTACAGTacgtgttatatattatttgcgACCCTCGAGCCATTTCATCGATTAAAATCTCATCACTTCTGGTAAGTCTGGTCTTAGACCTTGAATAAATAAAGCTTTGGAATTATACGAATCTGAaaccattatcaattttattatcatccttaccatttATATTACTGATACCTTTATCCATATCCAAtgtgtcattatcactgtttgttcccatttttattatttttatcgtacttatgtgttttttcttttttctttctttctttcttttcaggctATATAAAATTCTAAGGTCAAGAACTTgtgaaaacaaaataacagatattactggaaaaaaaacacaacacacccataccTATATGTTTGTACTTTCATGTCTCTGTTCAAGACAGGACTAAAgaattatactaaaaaatataaaagtataagtataaagtaaaaaaaaggaacaaaataaaagtatgagtataaaagtataaaaaatataaaagtataaatgtgTAAGTAATTATAAACTTCTAAACTCAAGAAggctaaaaaaaatcattaataacgaACGGAAAAGTCCAGATCTGTGACATGATATTAAAAGGGAATGATAGtacatatacacagtacataTTACCTttgttcttcattatcatctttattgtcaattTGGTAACTCATTAGCAAATGCTGAGATTGAGCgaaactaatctatatatatttaacgctATTTTCTTGCAAAATTCATTATTTCTAATCGATctaatatacatctctctctctctctctctctctctctctctctctctctctctctctatatatatatatatatatatatatatatatatatatatatatatatatatatatattatatatttcctctaAACAACGTAAATCGCTAGTAACACGTCATAACGAACAAAGGTAACGACCTGTATGTTTAGCCATTTACTCTATTTCCTAATATATCGTTTGGGAAGTAATGTAggaaaggtatggatgagaatgaatatcctcacaatacaagacatgtatttgacctgtttcgattatatcttcgtcatagatacagacaaatacaatacaatacataccttttctacattttcgTCGCAATGAAAGCCGTTCTTCGTTAAGGCCTGTCCACACGAGCGGTCAAGTGACGTCACAGGCGAGAAAACAACGAGGAACCACTTGTTTCCCCCAAGTAGTTCGTCCGCCTTTGACGTCACCTCCACTCGTGCCAGGCCACGTACCCGCCGATCATGCCCACTCGTGTAGACAGGCCCTTAGGAAGTAAATAATGAGAAAGACCCACCTGTATGTGTCGCTGGTATCTCGTGTTCTCCTCGAGGGTTGCCTGATGCCTCGACCTCTCCAACTCGAGCTCGCTGAGGGCCCAGCACCCGCACCGCCTGCCGAAGCCCATGGTGGAGACGtgctggaagggagagagagagtgtgtgtagatAAGTTTATGGCGTGAAGTTGGTTTTTGAAGGTAGTGGCActgaattaatgttttttattcattcttgacTGGGAGTTCACATTAGTTAAGAATGTTATTGGCGtatatgcttctttttttttcttttttttttttttttttttcgttttaattggGAGATTAGTTGGTAGTCACAGTAGTTAATTTTGTGTAGTTAAGTAGGTTATTGAAGTTAAAGGAATggggttaatgttttttttttttttcatttcattctcctttggGGGTTTAGTCGTTATTTTCCTGCAAAGGATGTTGATCCTCtgaatagtatatatgttatggtTATGAAGGTTTACAAATCACCATAAGTCCAAGGTTCTCtgcccccccgtccctccccccccaatctccGGCTCGATTTCGcccataaattatattattttgtaatccATTACTATGACAATTCTGATATGATACTAACAAGTTATATAACTCTATTACCTAGGGTTAGTTTGTACCACTACTTCGGCAGGTATTCCAAAACCCCTTTCGAGTCATAGTGAAAAAAAAGGTTCCTACAGTCTTATCAAAAGGTAGATAACAGTTATTGTTCTGAAACACTGGTATGGAATGCGCATTGCATCTTCCAAGCTTAATTCATCTAAACCCGTTCTCATATCAAACTAATAGTCCCCACGTTCTATACTGGATATACGATACCACTAAGCTTATATGAGCATTGGTAAAAGGAGAGAATCTCACAGAGTTAATTCACTAGGGTTAAACTGCTTCATATGATTATTAAATTCCCGTTCATTATTTACAGAATTCGCAAAGGCAAGTTTTCCTCTCGTTTTACAGTGCGTTTCCCATATGCGTGATTCGAGAAAGTAATATGGTCTATTGTACGTGATACAGTGGGGTTTTATAGACCATATACAACTGTGGAATGACTGTGCGGAAAAGGAAAGTATGAAGAGAATCGTATTAAAaagtagattatattttttttatgtgcatattCTCGATTTTCTCGGGCTGTACACGCATGGACGGATAGATGGGAAAGCAGACAttttgtttgtatgcgtgtgtgtgtgtgcgtacgtgggtgtgcgtgcgtgtgtgtgcgtacgtgtgtgtgcgtgcgtgtgtgtgcgtgcgtgtgtgtgcgtacgtgtgtgtgcgtgcgtgtgtgtgcgtacgtgggtgtgcgtgcgtgtgtgtgtgggtgacaaACACATGGAATAAAGGTTTCAAgataaaacatacacatgcaaaaacacatttgaaaaaaaaaactttcatcacATTACCAAAAACAAATTAACATTTACTCAGTAGAGATATGTATTAGACAACAAAGATACACGAATAcagtagataaatgaaataaaacacacatctACAATATTCATCTACATTTCCGAAGGTGTAGATGATACTAAGAAAGACCTCATATTGATCCTGAAGCTTCTGGGTCACGAGAGGTCACGAGAGACAAGGATACTGAACTCAGagtgttttctctctcgttcaacattttcttattttagtgAACGAGTAAAAATCTAGTAAAGAATAAAAGTCGCAGCAAattccgttgttgtttttttatagaaaaagttTGAGTTTGGGATAGattcgttacacacacacacacacaaacacacacacacacaaacacacacacacacaaacacacacacacacacagatatatatatatatatatatatatatatatatatatatatatatatatatatatatatatattttttttttttttttttttttttttttttttttcttcttctttttctttttcttttttttttttttttttcttttttttattccgagTAAtgttacagaataaaaaaaatctcgtttTTCGTGATTCTTTAACAAACACAGGAAACATCATATACTCTCCCCCCGAGAACTATATTAAACGTAAaagaaaatatcccaaaaaatatatattctcaaaaaataaagacagaatgaCTGCGTAATTCTTaaagtatataagaaaataacacGAGGTAAGAACAGCATTGTAGATCTTGATATCAAACCACAAAGCCACTTCATCAGGCAGAACTATAGCGTGTTGTAAT
It encodes the following:
- the LOC119580029 gene encoding paramyosin-like produces the protein MGFGRRCGCWALSELELERSRHQATLEENTRYQRHIQDLRDELSTMHATVADLERRYSDLSARYRGTVASLDEVNDTTLRLKDHSSDLTDENRRLRLNCEKLQEEARSLREQLQNALADAEDEHRRRVSSEVSLSRDLADTERKFTIKLRRANSLHDMDKVHLRQDLDRLYHALKREKYTNKYWRDYRHHYYCGHHDCVDCVYDPMLLD